From the genome of Gemmatimonas phototrophica, one region includes:
- a CDS encoding serine hydrolase, which yields MSMVVAAPLVAQSQPADSTIQRWLTERVTNGYATGIVVGVRDGGRDRVVAVGGAQRDGRPVGATSFFEIGSITKVFTNILLADMVLKGEVALEDPVQKYLPAGVTMPSRNGKVITLLDLATASSGLPSLGSNMTPKDIRNPYADYSVQQMYEFLSAHTLRRDPGERYEYSNIGMGLLGHVLALRAGKSYEMLLRERVLEPLGMRETFIVMPSDKAARFAVPHDADLEEVLPWDIPTLAGAGALRSTTRDMLRFADAVTHRDRGPLGKAIAFSIEPRRPTTNPNMRIALGWHVREANGRSIVWHNGGTGGFRTFFGFDPATGAHSMVWSNTSNGVDDLGLHLIDSTVARMRTLPRLNVAVPAETLRAYVGSYVLAPGAVIAVSEAQGKLFVQITGQPRFRLWPESATNFSLRAVPAKVRFGADSTGAMTLTLDQGGREQRARRQ from the coding sequence ATGTCGATGGTCGTGGCAGCGCCTTTGGTGGCGCAATCACAGCCGGCCGACAGCACGATCCAGCGCTGGCTCACCGAGCGGGTGACCAACGGCTACGCCACAGGGATCGTGGTTGGTGTGCGAGACGGGGGCCGCGACCGAGTCGTGGCCGTTGGCGGGGCGCAGCGCGACGGCCGCCCGGTGGGCGCGACGTCGTTTTTCGAGATTGGCTCCATCACCAAGGTCTTCACGAATATCCTTCTGGCCGACATGGTGCTGAAGGGAGAGGTGGCACTCGAAGACCCCGTGCAGAAGTACCTCCCGGCCGGCGTGACCATGCCCAGCCGCAATGGCAAGGTGATCACCCTGCTTGACCTCGCGACCGCGAGCTCAGGGCTTCCCTCGCTCGGCAGCAACATGACGCCGAAGGATATCCGGAATCCGTACGCTGACTACAGCGTGCAGCAGATGTATGAGTTTCTCTCAGCTCACACACTCCGGCGCGACCCTGGCGAGCGATACGAGTACTCGAATATTGGTATGGGACTGCTCGGGCACGTGCTGGCACTGCGCGCGGGCAAGTCGTATGAGATGCTGCTGCGCGAGCGTGTGCTGGAGCCGCTCGGTATGCGCGAGACGTTCATTGTCATGCCGTCTGACAAAGCGGCGCGCTTTGCGGTCCCGCACGATGCCGACCTCGAGGAGGTGCTCCCGTGGGACATCCCAACGCTCGCGGGCGCGGGCGCCCTCCGGTCCACCACGCGCGACATGCTCCGGTTCGCCGATGCGGTAACGCATCGCGACCGCGGACCGTTAGGCAAGGCCATCGCCTTCTCCATCGAACCACGGCGCCCCACGACGAACCCCAACATGCGTATTGCCCTGGGGTGGCACGTGCGCGAAGCCAACGGGCGCTCCATCGTGTGGCACAACGGCGGGACCGGAGGTTTCCGAACCTTCTTCGGTTTCGACCCCGCGACGGGCGCGCATTCCATGGTGTGGTCCAACACCTCCAACGGCGTGGACGATCTTGGTTTGCACCTGATTGATTCGACCGTCGCCCGCATGCGCACGCTGCCGCGGCTCAACGTGGCCGTACCGGCGGAGACATTGCGTGCATATGTTGGGTCGTATGTGCTCGCGCCCGGTGCGGTGATTGCTGTGAGTGAGGCACAGGGCAAGCTGTTCGTCCAGATCACCGGTCAGCCGCGCTTCAGGCTGTGGCCGGAATCGGCGACCAACTTCTCTCTGCGTGCCGTGCCGGCGAAGGTGCGCTTTGGCGCGGACTCTACTGGCGCAATGACCCTCACGCTGGACCAGGGCGGGCGGGAGCAGCGGGCGAGGAGGCAGTAA
- a CDS encoding nuclear transport factor 2 family protein, with amino-acid sequence MTGKALALAVILVVGCGGEPAAASGTDAPAFDLEAARSTIAQQNKQFTDAHVAGDVAAIDAMFLPNARSYPPGAPAAIGIAAIHTLTVDYLKSGITEFREETTALYGNAEQIVDEGTYVLTYGAGITERGKYINVWKQVNGSWRIQANIWNSDPLPTTSK; translated from the coding sequence ATGACGGGAAAGGCATTGGCGCTGGCCGTCATCCTCGTAGTCGGCTGCGGTGGCGAGCCTGCCGCCGCGAGTGGTACCGATGCACCAGCCTTCGATCTCGAAGCCGCGCGTTCCACTATTGCACAACAGAACAAGCAGTTCACCGACGCGCACGTTGCGGGCGACGTTGCTGCCATTGATGCGATGTTCCTGCCCAATGCGCGGTCGTACCCGCCCGGCGCACCGGCGGCGATCGGCATTGCCGCGATCCACACATTGACCGTGGACTATCTCAAGTCCGGTATCACTGAGTTTCGCGAAGAGACGACGGCCTTGTATGGAAACGCCGAGCAGATCGTGGACGAAGGCACGTACGTGCTGACCTACGGAGCGGGCATTACGGAGCGCGGTAAGTACATCAATGTGTGGAAGCAGGTGAACGGGAGCTGGCGTATTCAGGCGAACATCTGGAACAGTGACCCGCTGCCGACGACATCGAAGTAG
- a CDS encoding nucleotidyltransferase family protein yields MTAQPLTRCDVQTRLAEAQAEIFRLGVQRLALFGSVQRNEARSDSDVDVLVEFLPGQKTFDHLLALGELLEQTLGQTVELVTVESLSPYLRPYILAEAQDVLRAA; encoded by the coding sequence ATGACGGCCCAACCCCTCACCCGATGCGATGTGCAGACACGCCTCGCCGAGGCCCAAGCGGAGATCTTCCGATTGGGTGTGCAGCGCTTGGCGCTGTTCGGGTCAGTCCAACGCAACGAAGCGCGCAGCGACAGCGACGTCGATGTGCTGGTCGAGTTCCTGCCTGGACAGAAAACATTCGATCACTTGCTGGCGCTCGGGGAGCTGCTCGAGCAGACTCTTGGTCAAACGGTCGAGCTCGTCACAGTCGAGTCGCTCTCGCCGTATCTGCGCCCCTATATCCTCGCCGAAGCCCAGGATGTCCTTCGCGCCGCGTGA
- a CDS encoding HepT-like ribonuclease domain-containing protein has translation MSFAPREYLRHIADEAAYLELATAGVSREAFLEDPTLQRACVRSFEIIGEATKKVPAELRQAHPEVAWRAMAGMRDRLIHDYFGVDLDLVWDVIQEKIPTLRRQIAQILAAD, from the coding sequence ATGTCCTTCGCGCCGCGTGAGTACCTACGTCACATTGCAGACGAAGCGGCCTACCTGGAACTCGCTACCGCTGGGGTGAGTCGCGAGGCATTCCTGGAAGATCCGACCCTTCAGCGAGCCTGCGTGCGGAGCTTCGAGATTATCGGTGAAGCCACAAAGAAGGTGCCGGCCGAATTGCGCCAAGCGCATCCCGAGGTCGCATGGCGCGCGATGGCCGGCATGCGTGATCGACTGATTCATGACTACTTCGGCGTAGACCTCGATCTCGTGTGGGATGTAATCCAGGAGAAGATTCCCACGCTCCGTAGACAGATCGCACAGATCCTCGCCGCGGACTAG
- a CDS encoding carboxypeptidase regulatory-like domain-containing protein, with protein MWRTFAKRSVFVWQSLPRMHRLALPALSLFTLLTLAPTAKAQGQVAAPAQNTVSIRGTVRDDSTSAPLPRVTVSVEGIPQVVLTDSTGRFAFSRVPRGTVVVRARRVGYAAVERPVRVRDNATADVELRLRVTAATLVPVRTQAQLTERERFEGAPATSTISLNAATLSALPAIGEADAMRVVQLLPGVVARNDFTAGLNVRGGEQDQNLVLLNGIPLYQPFHLGGVFSTFMDATVGSIRLHAGAPPVEYGGRLSSVLEVTSAEEARRGVHGEVQLSLLAASLSVGGASANGRTSWQVAGRRTYADQIAQRVAQRDFPYAFYDGQLHVNRQLPRGGTLSLTAYHGRDALREDFTQREDTLGLDGAYALDWGNDAVGLTWSQPLGARSAWVQRASVSRFSSTQDEGAGALRASNDVREWRASGLLRTERGAHVVGVGYEASQHDVLFKETSPQLAAELQRLTQRPVSGALFLDDTWRVGRRLTVRPGVRAEYVRSAQWVGVSPRVAVRWAQGEDMAFTATVGNTAQWVHALREEDDALRFFDRWVLSDSNIPVARATQASVGVERWLSRSRFVRIEPFAKRYGTLVERNGLDDRGMVGDEFRPITGTSTGVDLFLRQVETGPLSGWISYTYTNNSRTDGVDSWRPAQDRRHTLNAVGTWRVANGTVLSGRLGVGSGVPYTGVEAQLVRRLADPRNSQWDRGVVEGDVQSIAGARNAQQLPPFVRLDFSAQRSFVRGRTTLTPVLGVINATNRRNVFAYRFDYTAVPATRESLSQLPIVPTIGLTVAW; from the coding sequence CTGTGGCGCACCTTTGCCAAACGGTCGGTCTTCGTTTGGCAATCACTCCCCCGCATGCATCGTCTCGCGCTCCCGGCCCTCTCCCTGTTCACCCTGCTCACCCTGGCGCCCACCGCCAAGGCGCAGGGCCAGGTCGCAGCGCCGGCGCAAAACACCGTCTCCATCCGCGGCACCGTCCGCGACGACTCCACCAGCGCGCCGCTGCCACGGGTGACCGTCTCGGTGGAGGGCATTCCGCAGGTGGTGCTCACCGACAGCACCGGGCGCTTTGCTTTTAGCCGAGTGCCGCGCGGTACCGTGGTGGTGCGGGCCAGGCGGGTGGGATACGCCGCGGTGGAACGGCCGGTGCGCGTACGCGACAACGCCACCGCCGACGTGGAGCTGCGGCTACGGGTCACCGCCGCCACGCTGGTACCGGTACGCACGCAGGCGCAGCTCACCGAGCGCGAACGGTTTGAAGGCGCCCCGGCCACCTCCACCATTTCCCTCAACGCCGCGACACTCTCGGCGCTCCCGGCCATTGGCGAGGCCGACGCCATGCGCGTGGTGCAGCTGCTCCCCGGGGTGGTGGCGCGCAACGACTTTACCGCGGGGCTCAATGTGCGCGGCGGCGAGCAGGATCAGAACCTCGTGCTGCTCAATGGCATTCCGCTGTACCAGCCGTTTCACCTGGGCGGGGTGTTCAGCACGTTCATGGACGCCACCGTGGGGAGCATTCGCCTGCACGCGGGCGCCCCGCCGGTGGAGTATGGCGGCCGTCTGTCGAGTGTGCTCGAGGTGACCAGCGCCGAAGAAGCGCGGCGCGGCGTGCACGGTGAAGTGCAACTGTCGCTGCTGGCCGCCTCGCTGAGTGTGGGGGGCGCGAGTGCCAACGGACGCACGAGTTGGCAGGTGGCCGGGCGACGCACCTACGCCGACCAGATCGCGCAACGGGTGGCCCAACGCGACTTTCCGTACGCCTTTTATGACGGGCAGCTGCACGTAAATCGGCAGCTGCCGCGCGGTGGCACGCTGTCGCTCACGGCATACCACGGCCGCGACGCGCTGCGCGAAGACTTTACGCAGCGCGAAGACACGCTGGGGCTGGACGGCGCCTACGCACTGGATTGGGGGAACGACGCCGTGGGGCTCACCTGGTCGCAGCCGCTGGGCGCCCGCAGTGCGTGGGTGCAACGGGCCAGCGTGTCGCGCTTTAGCAGTACGCAAGACGAAGGGGCCGGCGCCCTGCGTGCCTCCAACGATGTGCGCGAATGGCGCGCCAGTGGCCTGCTGCGCACGGAGCGCGGGGCGCACGTGGTGGGTGTGGGGTACGAGGCATCGCAGCACGATGTGTTGTTCAAGGAAACCTCCCCGCAGCTGGCGGCGGAGCTGCAGCGGCTTACGCAGCGTCCGGTGTCGGGGGCGCTGTTCCTCGACGACACGTGGCGCGTAGGGCGCCGGCTTACGGTAAGGCCCGGGGTGCGCGCCGAGTATGTGAGGAGTGCCCAGTGGGTGGGGGTGTCGCCGCGGGTGGCGGTGCGGTGGGCGCAGGGGGAGGATATGGCCTTTACCGCGACGGTGGGGAACACGGCGCAGTGGGTGCACGCACTGCGCGAAGAAGATGACGCGCTGCGCTTCTTTGACCGCTGGGTGCTCTCCGACTCCAACATTCCCGTGGCGCGCGCCACGCAGGCGAGTGTGGGGGTGGAGCGATGGCTGTCCAGGAGCCGGTTTGTGCGCATTGAGCCGTTTGCCAAGCGCTACGGCACGCTGGTGGAGCGCAACGGGCTGGACGATCGCGGCATGGTGGGCGACGAGTTTCGCCCCATCACCGGCACGTCTACCGGTGTGGACCTGTTTCTGCGGCAGGTGGAAACGGGGCCGCTGAGCGGGTGGATATCGTACACCTACACCAACAACTCACGCACGGATGGCGTGGACAGCTGGCGACCGGCGCAGGATAGGCGACATACGCTGAATGCGGTGGGCACGTGGCGCGTGGCCAATGGTACCGTGCTCTCCGGCCGGCTGGGCGTTGGCTCCGGCGTGCCGTATACCGGGGTGGAGGCGCAGCTGGTGCGCCGGCTGGCCGACCCGCGCAACAGCCAATGGGACCGCGGCGTGGTGGAGGGGGACGTGCAGAGCATTGCGGGGGCGCGCAACGCACAGCAGCTGCCCCCCTTCGTGCGCCTCGACTTCTCGGCGCAGCGCAGCTTTGTGCGCGGGCGCACGACGCTCACCCCGGTGCTGGGGGTGATCAACGCGACCAACCGCCGCAATGTGTTTGCCTATCGGTTTGACTATACCGCGGTGCCGGCGACGCGTGAGAGCCTGTCGCAGTTGCCCATTGTGCCCACCATTGGACTCACGGTGGCCTGGTGA
- a CDS encoding DUF4249 family protein, translating to MTRRDVRVVRSWGMGAVALVAALSGCVFDRITLPLAANVVVVHGVLNPGVTDQVVLLERALDGQGNTVRVPYDSLNPIVSNGGTPIRDARVVVRNSRGDSVVLREERSYRADGKGAGVYRFANIEGVGAPFALVPSFVVAPGERYELRVATTDGAVVTGATTVPLATGRTVPTVPRQFYRDRDSVFVGWQPVANAARFEVRIESVSGPFVAFVDSLEYLVAGSLTHTSRAGRPRVFWPGVRQLVTVSAVDANYHDYYRSGSDDFGTRGLITRLAGGVGVFGSMSRVRERTLDVTADNADAPAGRWEATTTVASPLPQTFQLWPESESLGATRLSGQVLGLSISAPPQTVVATQTGVQITVSVLARQSLRDTVVTIDGRLEGLGSGEVRLTGTVRGTGQAVVYRRR from the coding sequence ATGACCCGCCGAGATGTGCGCGTTGTGCGCAGTTGGGGGATGGGTGCGGTGGCGCTGGTGGCCGCGCTGAGTGGCTGCGTGTTCGACCGCATCACACTGCCGTTGGCGGCCAATGTGGTGGTGGTGCACGGCGTGCTCAACCCCGGGGTGACGGACCAGGTGGTGCTGCTGGAGCGCGCGCTTGATGGGCAGGGGAATACGGTGCGTGTGCCCTACGACTCGCTAAACCCCATTGTCTCCAACGGCGGCACGCCCATACGCGACGCGCGTGTGGTGGTGCGCAACAGTCGCGGTGATTCGGTGGTACTGCGCGAGGAGCGCAGCTATCGTGCGGACGGCAAAGGTGCGGGCGTCTATCGCTTTGCGAACATTGAAGGCGTGGGGGCGCCCTTCGCCCTTGTGCCAAGCTTTGTGGTGGCGCCCGGTGAGCGCTACGAGCTGCGTGTGGCCACCACCGATGGCGCAGTGGTAACCGGAGCTACTACGGTGCCATTGGCCACCGGGCGCACCGTGCCCACGGTGCCGCGCCAGTTCTATCGCGATCGCGACTCAGTTTTTGTGGGCTGGCAGCCCGTGGCCAACGCCGCGCGCTTTGAAGTGCGCATTGAAAGTGTGAGCGGCCCCTTTGTGGCGTTTGTGGATTCGCTGGAGTATCTCGTGGCCGGTTCGCTCACGCATACCAGTCGTGCCGGGCGGCCGCGGGTGTTCTGGCCGGGCGTTCGTCAGCTGGTAACAGTGAGTGCCGTGGACGCCAACTACCACGACTACTACCGCAGCGGCAGCGACGACTTTGGCACGCGCGGGCTCATCACGCGCCTGGCCGGCGGGGTAGGCGTGTTTGGCAGTATGAGTCGCGTACGCGAGCGCACGCTGGACGTAACCGCCGATAATGCAGACGCCCCCGCCGGGCGCTGGGAAGCCACCACCACCGTGGCATCGCCGCTGCCGCAAACCTTTCAGCTCTGGCCGGAGAGTGAGTCGTTGGGGGCTACGCGACTGTCGGGGCAGGTGCTTGGCTTATCCATCTCGGCGCCACCGCAGACCGTGGTGGCCACGCAGACCGGAGTGCAGATCACAGTCAGCGTATTGGCGCGGCAGTCGCTGCGCGATACCGTGGTGACGATTGACGGCCGACTGGAAGGACTGGGCAGCGGCGAGGTGCGGTTGACCGGAACGGTACGTGGGACGGGGCAGGCGGTGGTGTATCGGCGGCGGTAG
- a CDS encoding DNA cytosine methyltransferase, giving the protein MNTASRKLGISLFSSAGLGELGMVAAGVEVLVANELLSDRCDLYEENFPSTKMFRGDIWDRRSTIIETTKQILAGEELFMVYGTPPCQGMSTNGAGKLKSLVASGVREEEDARNRLIIPAMDVICELRPKWLVLENVPGMRYTEIRTEYGPRLILDYIRERLGQEYVGGGEVISCSDFGIPQLRKRLITIFTREPKGAEFYRSNGMSFFPSSERRMPVTLRHAISNFPEIDASVGKNAAPWFHPLHRVGVMKPEKYWWVSHTPEGETAFNNQCVSPFCGYQGNRRHSDLIEDGRWQSSKSTPIYCERCGELLPRPSLAEADGLSRRLIRGFHSAYRRMEWDKPARALTSNFPFEASDNKIHPSQNRVLSTYEALVIQTVSRYEYRWIIRGKDASRTLIAHAIGESVPPYLIAQIVEKTVRLSG; this is encoded by the coding sequence ATGAACACTGCTTCCCGAAAGCTCGGAATCAGCCTCTTTTCCTCCGCCGGCTTAGGGGAATTGGGAATGGTCGCCGCCGGTGTAGAGGTGCTCGTTGCGAACGAACTACTTTCAGATCGTTGCGACCTTTACGAAGAGAATTTTCCCTCTACGAAAATGTTTCGGGGGGACATTTGGGATCGTCGAAGCACAATCATCGAAACAACCAAGCAAATACTTGCTGGCGAAGAACTGTTCATGGTATATGGGACACCCCCATGCCAGGGAATGTCAACTAACGGTGCGGGTAAGTTGAAATCCTTAGTTGCATCCGGCGTTCGCGAAGAGGAAGACGCTCGAAATCGTCTTATCATTCCGGCTATGGACGTTATCTGTGAGCTTCGGCCGAAGTGGTTAGTGCTTGAGAACGTACCAGGAATGCGTTACACCGAGATTCGCACTGAGTACGGACCGCGTCTTATCCTTGACTACATACGGGAACGCCTGGGACAAGAGTATGTCGGCGGTGGCGAAGTCATCTCATGCTCTGATTTCGGTATCCCACAGCTGAGGAAACGCCTCATTACCATTTTTACCAGAGAGCCAAAAGGCGCAGAGTTCTACCGATCGAACGGTATGTCATTTTTCCCCAGCAGTGAGCGCCGGATGCCAGTAACGCTCCGACATGCGATTAGTAATTTTCCGGAAATTGACGCCAGTGTTGGAAAGAATGCTGCTCCGTGGTTTCATCCACTCCACCGTGTCGGCGTAATGAAGCCCGAGAAGTACTGGTGGGTAAGTCACACTCCAGAGGGGGAGACCGCATTTAATAACCAGTGCGTAAGTCCATTCTGTGGATATCAGGGTAACCGTCGGCATTCGGATCTTATCGAAGATGGTCGATGGCAATCAAGCAAGAGTACTCCGATCTACTGTGAGCGCTGCGGAGAACTTCTCCCTAGGCCGAGCCTTGCCGAAGCGGACGGACTCTCTCGTCGTTTGATTCGTGGATTCCACTCCGCATATCGGCGCATGGAGTGGGACAAGCCGGCGCGTGCCCTAACAAGCAATTTCCCATTTGAGGCGTCAGACAATAAGATTCACCCGTCGCAGAATCGAGTACTTTCAACTTATGAAGCGTTGGTGATTCAGACTGTCAGTAGATACGAGTATCGTTGGATAATTCGTGGGAAGGACGCGTCTCGTACCTTAATCGCGCATGCAATCGGTGAGAGTGTCCCCCCCTATCTCATCGCACAGATTGTTGAAAAAACGGTAAGACTGTCGGGATAA
- a CDS encoding DNA cytosine methyltransferase → MGANNLSIIDLFCGTGGFSQGFLNFSTRFALKYAIDLDASASETARRNHPGILVETNDIRSVSPQSVQSAIRRKRVDVVIGGPPCQGFSSLRPNRSNKREDDRNNLYLRFAQFVEAFRPKVVVLENVVGLLTHQGGRTLDQLLESFTKLGYSVDWRILNAASYGVPQKRERFIMIAARDNRAVHFPSPTHFFDGKVIGFKDRSRYLLGGSGLLRAVSVEDAIGELPQLERGQELVCYDQDPKNDYQRARRARAKSLTLHRAANHSDRMLEVIKHAGPNISSIPKHLISSGFSSCYSRLSASEPSTTITVKFQSPASNKCIHPTQHRTITPREAARLQSFDDDYLFVGPYTEIASQIGNAVPPLLGSAIAATVLSMLN, encoded by the coding sequence ATGGGAGCCAACAACCTCTCAATTATCGATCTCTTCTGTGGCACGGGCGGCTTTTCGCAGGGGTTCCTTAACTTCTCCACGCGATTCGCACTCAAGTACGCTATAGACCTAGATGCCTCAGCGAGCGAAACAGCCCGTCGAAATCATCCCGGTATACTAGTAGAGACGAATGACATACGTTCGGTATCACCGCAAAGTGTTCAGTCGGCGATCCGACGGAAAAGAGTTGATGTCGTTATTGGGGGGCCGCCCTGTCAAGGATTCTCATCGCTAAGGCCGAATAGATCGAACAAGCGAGAGGACGATCGCAACAATCTGTATCTTAGGTTTGCGCAGTTCGTCGAGGCATTTCGACCAAAGGTAGTCGTTCTCGAGAACGTAGTCGGCTTGCTCACTCACCAGGGGGGAAGAACTCTCGATCAACTACTTGAGTCTTTCACCAAGCTTGGCTATTCGGTGGACTGGCGAATCCTCAACGCGGCGAGCTATGGCGTTCCGCAGAAGCGTGAACGTTTCATTATGATCGCAGCTCGGGATAATCGCGCTGTTCACTTTCCTTCGCCTACGCATTTTTTTGACGGAAAGGTGATCGGATTCAAGGATCGCTCTCGATACTTGCTTGGTGGATCAGGTCTTCTTAGAGCCGTTTCGGTTGAGGATGCGATCGGGGAGTTGCCACAACTTGAGCGCGGACAGGAATTGGTCTGCTACGATCAAGATCCGAAGAATGACTATCAGCGGGCTCGAAGAGCGCGTGCAAAATCTCTGACTCTCCATCGCGCCGCAAATCATTCAGATCGAATGCTCGAAGTTATAAAGCATGCGGGGCCAAACATTTCGAGTATTCCAAAGCATCTGATCAGTAGTGGGTTCAGTTCATGTTACTCGCGTCTTTCAGCAAGCGAGCCCTCAACAACTATTACCGTAAAGTTCCAAAGCCCGGCTTCGAACAAATGCATTCATCCGACCCAGCATCGAACGATCACTCCCAGGGAAGCGGCTAGGCTTCAGTCCTTTGATGATGACTATCTGTTTGTCGGACCTTACACTGAAATCGCTTCGCAGATAGGAAATGCAGTTCCTCCTCTTCTGGGTAGCGCTATCGCAGCGACCGTGCTTTCCATGCTCAACTGA
- a CDS encoding helix-turn-helix domain-containing protein, translating into MGNSKRLISAESIQRSLGRAVRVTRNAKGLTQEEVARRSGFGWRHIQKIEAGEVNATLRTICRVAHALDVDPGDLLKEIRVD; encoded by the coding sequence ATGGGCAACAGCAAGCGACTCATTAGTGCCGAATCTATCCAGCGAAGCCTAGGCAGAGCGGTTCGAGTAACACGTAACGCCAAGGGGTTAACTCAAGAGGAAGTTGCGCGTCGCTCTGGATTTGGGTGGAGGCACATTCAAAAGATTGAGGCGGGAGAGGTGAATGCCACTCTTCGAACTATTTGTCGCGTTGCGCATGCATTAGATGTTGACCCCGGGGATTTGCTCAAGGAAATCAGGGTGGATTGA
- a CDS encoding phospholipase D-like domain-containing protein, producing the protein MLANTELIILPYSSKEGRSILQILVWELENGGWTSFRGAVAFARHSGNDVRLLSALSSFVERGASIALTLGADTFGTTGRGTEYHAVETLLRLFAPYPNAELFLYHEPRRTFHPKIYLFANEQEGRALSIIGSSNWTEGGLAENVEANVLITFDLTIADHLSNYQSLKGHFERYWSEMQ; encoded by the coding sequence ATGTTAGCAAATACAGAACTGATAATTCTTCCCTACTCAAGTAAAGAAGGTCGAAGCATTCTTCAGATACTTGTGTGGGAGCTTGAGAATGGTGGCTGGACATCTTTCCGCGGCGCCGTTGCTTTTGCTAGGCATTCAGGCAACGATGTTCGACTTCTCAGTGCCCTTTCGTCGTTTGTTGAAAGGGGTGCTTCAATCGCTCTGACCTTAGGAGCTGATACTTTCGGTACGACTGGTCGTGGGACCGAGTATCACGCCGTAGAAACTCTTCTTCGACTGTTTGCTCCGTATCCGAACGCTGAACTCTTTCTATATCATGAGCCCCGAAGAACATTTCACCCTAAAATCTATCTCTTCGCGAATGAGCAAGAGGGGCGAGCGTTGTCAATTATTGGATCCTCAAATTGGACAGAAGGGGGGCTTGCCGAGAATGTAGAAGCAAACGTCTTGATAACGTTTGATTTGACCATTGCAGACCACCTATCCAATTACCAAAGTCTCAAGGGCCACTTTGAACGCTATTGGAGCGAGATGCAATGA
- a CDS encoding TY-Chap domain-containing protein: MAVNKHWRDFTKNLAACIGALSEDEYLIIARKGANQYVQFAGQGAYGIRAEAAGNGYIEPPELLLDERQYARMQRLGWSRPTALPDEPCALGSPNFFTQMLPTEVGLRELARRTTQTFRTVYGVAHPGMLHYEAFHSQGTSIRFPTLLIKRRVPEPVTPRIERWSEESDDLELDHDSDMELGFD; the protein is encoded by the coding sequence ATGGCTGTAAACAAGCACTGGCGCGACTTCACGAAAAACCTCGCCGCCTGCATCGGGGCGTTGAGCGAAGACGAGTACCTCATCATCGCGCGCAAGGGGGCGAATCAGTACGTGCAGTTTGCCGGGCAGGGCGCCTACGGCATCCGCGCCGAGGCGGCAGGCAATGGATACATCGAGCCACCCGAACTGCTGTTGGATGAACGGCAGTATGCACGGATGCAACGCCTGGGTTGGAGTCGGCCCACGGCGCTTCCTGACGAACCATGCGCTCTGGGTTCGCCGAATTTTTTCACCCAGATGCTCCCGACAGAGGTTGGTCTACGTGAGCTGGCCAGGCGCACTACGCAAACCTTTCGGACGGTGTACGGCGTGGCGCACCCGGGAATGCTGCACTACGAGGCCTTCCACTCTCAAGGCACGTCAATCCGGTTTCCTACGCTGTTGATCAAGCGGAGAGTACCGGAGCCGGTGACACCGAGGATTGAACGTTGGTCCGAGGAGAGTGACGACCTGGAATTGGACCATGATAGCGACATGGAGCTGGGCTTTGATTGA